The window ACGGTCATCGAGGTGGCCGCGTACAACGCCGCCTGGGTTTGCGCGACGTTGTAACGTGACAGTAAACCCGCGGCATCGAGATTCTCCGGCGGTTTTTGAAGTCGGTGGAACTCAATCACGTCGGCAAACAAACTGGCTTCGATCTCCGCCCAACTTTTGCCTATTTCCGCCGCAATCTCTGCTTTGGCATTCGCTTCCTCATGATCAAACAATTGATCCCGTGATTGCACCAGCGGATGTTTGCTTGCCGCCAAGGTGAACACACGTTGCCTGAGTTTTGCTGCCGCGGCGGACTTGTCCTGATGAAACTCACTGGCGTCGTCCAGCAGTTTGCAGAATGCGGAGATTCGCTTTGCCGGGCAATCGGTGACACCGCGGAACAAACGTCGCACCAATTCGTGCAGATGCTTGCGAACCTCTCCCACATGATCCTGATAGATCTTCAGCATCTCTTCGGCCAACGGTGGGTAATGGCCGTGAGTCGAACGAGTCAACCGATCGGGGATGACCCTTTGACGCGAAAAATCGTACTCGACGATCGATTGTTCTTTGGTCAGCATCAATCTTGGCTAAGTTTTGCGGAATGCGTCGTCACGACGACGCGCACGCGAGCGCAATTCGTCTCGCGTCCCAGCGGTCACGATCTCGTAGAAACACGCGCGGCCAAAACGGTTTTTGCGTACCACACGTCCCAGTCGTTGCAGCGATTGCCGAGTGCTGCTGCCGCCTCCGACCACGATGGCGACATTGACTTCCGGCAGATCCACTCCCTCGTCCAAAACACGGTTGACGACCAACGCAGGGTAACGCCCTTCCTTTAATCCAGCCAACATCTCTTGCCGCTCGCGTTTGCGACAATGGCTCAGTAGACAGGGGATTAAGAAACGTAGCGAGACATCGCGAGCCATCGCATTGGAACCACAGAAAACGATCACCGGTTCACCGGCATGCAGCCGAAACAGATCCTCGATGACTCGCAGTTTTTCTTCCGCTCGGTCTTCGATCGAGCGTTTGGCGTGAAAGGCAATCATCGCGGCACGGGCGGCTGGGTCATGACCACTTTCGCTGCACAGCGCCGGCCAATCGTAGGATGAGTCGTCTTTACGTCGCTCGGCAATGAATTCGCGAACCGTATTGCCCAGTGACTCATAGCGAGTTCGCTCGTCGTGAGACAAGTGCACCGCCATCCGCACGATGTCGTAATTCGCAAGCGTTTTGCCTCGCGCTGCCTTGATCGCTTGCGTGTAAACTCGCGGGCCGATGATTTCGTTAAGTAATTCGTGTCCCCCGTCACGTCGCTCCGGCGTCGCGGTCAAGCCGAGCCGAAACGGTGCCGTGGACATGCGGGCGGCGTCCTGACGCATCGGTCCCGGCAAGTGATGGCATTCGTCAAAGATGATGAATTCAAATTGGTTGCCCAGACGCGGCATATGGATCGTCGCACTGTCGTAGGTGGTCACCGAAACCGCGCTGACGCGGTGTAC of the Novipirellula caenicola genome contains:
- a CDS encoding DEAD/DEAH box helicase, which gives rise to MQSLASVSAPTRLAFQEGTLTLSGVEKRLVERLWDEPLWMFDTRSDCWRTDAMHYREVVTCLQNRLATAWSDDVAQWKPIHFSAAKLHTLRPDQNEALEAWLETRRGVVVMPTGTGKTEVALHAICRVNTSVLIVSPVRDLMYQWHDRIRNATGIDAGIIGDGVHRVSAVSVTTYDSATIHMPRLGNQFEFIIFDECHHLPGPMRQDAARMSTAPFRLGLTATPERRDGGHELLNEIIGPRVYTQAIKAARGKTLANYDIVRMAVHLSHDERTRYESLGNTVREFIAERRKDDSSYDWPALCSESGHDPAARAAMIAFHAKRSIEDRAEEKLRVIEDLFRLHAGEPVIVFCGSNAMARDVSLRFLIPCLLSHCRKRERQEMLAGLKEGRYPALVVNRVLDEGVDLPEVNVAIVVGGGSSTRQSLQRLGRVVRKNRFGRACFYEIVTAGTRDELRSRARRRDDAFRKT